One genomic region from Actinocatenispora thailandica encodes:
- a CDS encoding geranyl diphosphate 2-C-methyltransferase, with amino-acid sequence MTTTSQAGTGVLRTEYQRSVANYWNTNRKDPVNLRLGEIDGLFHHHYGIGDYDPSVLQGPAATRDERIIAELHRLETAQADLLLDHLGPIESTDRLLDAGSGRGGTSIMANQRFGCAVDGVSISEYQVQFANEQAAARGVDDQVRYHFRNMLDTGFDTGSRQAIWTNETTMYVDLFPLFAEFARLLSYGGRYVCITGCYNDVTGGRSKAVSRIDEKYICNIHPRSDYFKALAANNFVPITVVDLTPHTIPYWELREHVSVATGIEEAFLTAYREGSFHYLLIVADRV; translated from the coding sequence ATGACCACCACCAGCCAGGCCGGGACCGGCGTACTGCGCACCGAGTACCAACGGTCGGTCGCCAACTACTGGAACACCAACCGCAAGGACCCGGTGAACCTGCGGCTCGGTGAGATCGACGGGCTGTTCCACCACCACTACGGCATCGGCGACTACGACCCGTCGGTACTGCAGGGGCCGGCCGCCACCCGGGACGAGCGGATCATCGCCGAACTGCACCGGCTGGAGACCGCGCAGGCCGACCTGCTGCTCGACCACCTCGGCCCGATCGAGTCGACCGACCGGCTGCTGGACGCCGGCTCCGGCCGCGGCGGCACCAGCATCATGGCCAACCAGCGCTTCGGCTGCGCGGTCGACGGCGTCTCGATCTCCGAGTACCAGGTGCAGTTCGCGAACGAGCAGGCCGCCGCGCGCGGGGTGGACGACCAGGTCCGGTACCACTTCCGCAACATGCTCGACACCGGCTTCGACACCGGGTCGCGGCAGGCGATCTGGACCAACGAGACCACCATGTACGTCGACCTGTTCCCGCTGTTCGCCGAGTTCGCGCGGCTGCTGTCCTACGGCGGCCGGTACGTGTGCATCACCGGCTGCTACAACGACGTGACCGGTGGCCGGTCGAAGGCGGTCAGCCGGATCGACGAGAAGTACATCTGCAACATCCACCCGCGCAGCGACTACTTCAAGGCGCTGGCGGCGAACAACTTCGTGCCGATCACCGTCGTCGACCTGACCCCGCACACCATCCCGTACTGGGAGCTGCGCGAGCACGTGTCGGTGGCCACCGGCATCGAGGAGGCGTTCCTCACCGCGTACCGCGAGGGCAGCTTCCACTACCTGCTCATCGTCGCCGACCGGGTCTGA
- a CDS encoding family 2 encapsulin nanocompartment cargo protein terpene cyclase — protein sequence MTLLTRTAAAPAESELSRLVLALMSTVDRPAPRTLPATAAPPPVSSAGWMLPAGLGTGALRIPNPLPPDIVARPAAASTGAAGPPGVPELYCPPAVRDDRALGAEVNARLVEWAGEVGIYPGQLDRVAACDFGRLIMLAHPECDDPDRLLAAAKCALAEWSVDDHYVDGEAEQAVPEKLGQRLAIAYTAIDPAHLPEPYATQLDEQRHDDPVMVALRDSLDNLSRYATAAQVARLRHELSVMFVAYNQEAVWRTTEQMPPVWEYLLHRHENSFLPCMVLIDPVAGYELPAAEFADPRVRRVFTLAGTASVLVNDLYSMAKEDPTDTNLPRVLAAEERCSITEAVQRSAAIHDELMHMFESEAAVLSLAGSPALRRFLAGLWAWLGGSREWHASTARYHGAEAASTNPRSSRSEELTR from the coding sequence GTGACCCTGCTGACCCGTACCGCGGCGGCGCCGGCCGAGAGCGAGCTGAGCCGGCTCGTACTGGCCCTGATGTCCACGGTGGACAGGCCGGCGCCGCGGACGCTGCCGGCCACCGCCGCACCGCCGCCCGTGTCGTCGGCCGGCTGGATGCTGCCGGCCGGGCTGGGGACCGGTGCGCTGCGCATCCCGAACCCGCTACCGCCGGACATCGTCGCCCGGCCGGCGGCGGCATCGACCGGTGCGGCCGGCCCGCCCGGCGTACCCGAGCTGTACTGCCCGCCCGCCGTCCGGGACGACCGGGCGCTGGGAGCGGAGGTCAACGCGCGGCTGGTCGAGTGGGCCGGCGAGGTCGGCATCTATCCCGGCCAGCTCGACCGGGTCGCCGCCTGCGACTTCGGCCGGCTGATCATGCTCGCTCACCCGGAGTGCGACGACCCGGACCGGCTGCTGGCGGCGGCGAAGTGCGCGCTTGCCGAGTGGTCGGTCGACGACCACTACGTCGACGGCGAGGCCGAGCAGGCGGTACCGGAGAAGCTCGGCCAGCGGCTCGCGATCGCCTACACCGCCATCGATCCCGCCCACCTGCCGGAGCCGTACGCGACGCAGCTGGACGAGCAGCGGCACGACGACCCGGTGATGGTGGCGCTGCGCGACAGCCTGGACAACCTGTCCCGGTACGCGACCGCGGCGCAGGTGGCGCGGTTGCGGCACGAGCTGTCGGTGATGTTCGTGGCCTACAACCAGGAGGCCGTCTGGCGCACCACCGAGCAGATGCCGCCGGTGTGGGAGTACCTGCTGCACCGGCACGAGAACAGCTTCCTGCCCTGCATGGTGCTCATCGACCCGGTCGCCGGCTACGAGCTGCCCGCCGCCGAGTTCGCCGACCCCCGGGTACGACGCGTCTTCACCCTCGCCGGCACCGCGAGCGTGCTGGTCAACGACCTGTATTCGATGGCGAAGGAGGACCCGACCGACACCAACCTGCCCCGGGTACTGGCGGCCGAGGAGCGTTGCTCGATCACCGAAGCGGTCCAGCGCAGCGCCGCCATCCACGACGAGTTGATGCACATGTTCGAGTCGGAGGCGGCGGTGCTGAGCCTGGCCGGTTCGCCCGCGCTGCGCCGCTTCCTCGCCGGGCTGTGGGCCTGGCTGGGCGGCAGCCGGGAGTGGCACGCCAGTACCGCCCGATACCACGGCGCCGAGGCGGCGTCGACGAACCCGCGGTCTTCCCGCAGTGAGGAGCTGACACGATGA
- a CDS encoding family 2B encapsulin nanocompartment shell protein: MTETVQPEQADVDPDRTRSLSTVAARNLATTTKSEPQMQGISSRWLQRRLPWVGVTSGTYRVNRRLTYVVGDNRLTFTNIGTRIEVVPRELTELPALRGFDDDEVLQALAQRCEQHEYAAGEVLADFGNPAEEVFLIAHGKVTKIGTGKYGDQAVLGVLGDGDYFGAEALTRPDTIWEFTARAATACTVLTLPVTAFAQLTDASPALREHLAADSAAARDSLPHNKHGEADIELASGHSGEASLPGTFADYETRPREYELSVAQTVLRVHSRVADLYNDPMNQTQQQLRLTIEALRERQEYELVNNAEFGLLHQADLKQRIRTRTGPPTPDDLDELLCMRRSTKLFLAHPKAIAAFGRECTKRGIYPDPVEVDGHRVPSWRGVPIFPCGKIPVTEHHTSSILAMRTGEADQGVVGLRPASIPEEYEPGLNVRFMGIDERAIIGYLVSAYFSAAVLVPDALGVLEDAELGAPAA, encoded by the coding sequence GTGACCGAAACGGTCCAGCCAGAGCAGGCAGACGTCGACCCGGACCGCACCCGCAGCCTCAGTACGGTGGCGGCCCGCAACCTCGCCACCACCACCAAGTCCGAACCGCAGATGCAGGGCATCTCGTCGCGTTGGTTGCAACGGCGGCTGCCCTGGGTCGGCGTGACCAGCGGTACCTACCGGGTGAACCGCCGGCTGACCTACGTGGTCGGCGACAACCGGTTGACGTTCACCAACATCGGCACCCGGATCGAGGTGGTGCCGCGGGAACTGACCGAGCTGCCGGCGCTGCGCGGCTTCGACGACGACGAGGTGCTGCAGGCGCTGGCGCAGCGCTGCGAGCAGCACGAGTACGCCGCCGGCGAGGTCCTCGCCGACTTCGGCAACCCGGCCGAGGAGGTGTTCCTCATCGCGCACGGCAAGGTCACCAAGATCGGCACCGGCAAGTACGGCGACCAGGCGGTGCTGGGCGTGTTGGGTGACGGCGACTACTTCGGCGCCGAGGCGCTGACCCGGCCGGACACGATCTGGGAGTTCACCGCCCGGGCGGCGACCGCCTGCACGGTGCTCACCCTGCCGGTGACCGCGTTCGCGCAGCTGACCGACGCCTCACCGGCGCTGCGCGAGCACCTCGCCGCCGACTCGGCCGCGGCGCGGGATTCGTTGCCGCACAACAAGCACGGCGAGGCGGACATCGAGCTGGCGTCGGGTCACTCCGGCGAGGCGTCGCTGCCCGGCACGTTCGCCGACTACGAAACCCGGCCCCGGGAGTACGAGCTGTCGGTGGCGCAGACGGTGCTGCGAGTGCACAGCCGGGTCGCCGACCTGTACAACGATCCGATGAACCAGACGCAGCAGCAGCTGCGGCTGACCATCGAGGCGCTGCGCGAGCGCCAGGAGTACGAGCTGGTCAACAACGCCGAGTTCGGGCTGCTGCACCAGGCGGACCTCAAGCAGCGCATCCGGACCCGCACCGGCCCGCCCACCCCGGACGACCTGGACGAGCTGCTGTGCATGCGGCGCAGTACGAAGCTGTTCCTGGCCCACCCCAAGGCCATCGCCGCGTTCGGCCGGGAGTGCACCAAGCGCGGCATCTACCCGGACCCGGTGGAGGTGGACGGGCACCGGGTGCCGTCCTGGCGCGGCGTACCGATCTTCCCCTGCGGCAAGATCCCGGTCACCGAACACCACACCTCGTCGATCCTCGCCATGCGTACCGGCGAGGCGGACCAGGGCGTGGTCGGGCTGCGCCCGGCGAGCATCCCGGAGGAGTACGAGCCGGGGCTCAACGTGCGGTTCATGGGCATCGACGAGCGGGCCATCATCGGCTACCTGGTCAGCGCGTACTTCTCGGCCGCGGTACTGGTGCCGGACGCGCTCGGGGTGCTGGAGGACGCCGAGCTCGGCGCGCCCGCGGCCTGA
- a CDS encoding DUF4239 domain-containing protein, which yields MISGLLVTAATMAAVALVLVVIDRWAGDRRTLDHDVASTIFNMVGVLYAVLLAFVVVQVWQTNDDAQNYSQAEANDVSEIYFTARALPQPQRDQLKNLARSYAETVATVEWPAMAHGATSPRAVADVARMRVVILSYHPHDYRGQVLMTQILDSVNQTVDARRNRTSRATSPVPTVMWIGLLAGGAITVGFTLSFGYGRLRHQILMCAAVAGLLAFTLWLVQQMGHPYAGSIGVGPDAFTEVIGKFRQYP from the coding sequence ATGATCTCCGGGCTGCTGGTGACCGCCGCGACGATGGCCGCGGTGGCCCTGGTGCTGGTCGTCATCGACCGGTGGGCCGGCGACCGGCGCACCCTCGACCACGACGTCGCCAGCACCATCTTCAACATGGTCGGCGTGCTGTACGCGGTGCTGCTCGCCTTCGTCGTGGTGCAGGTGTGGCAGACCAACGACGACGCGCAGAACTACAGCCAGGCCGAGGCGAACGACGTCTCGGAGATCTACTTCACCGCGCGGGCCCTGCCGCAACCGCAACGCGACCAGCTCAAGAACCTGGCCCGGTCGTACGCCGAGACCGTCGCCACCGTGGAGTGGCCGGCGATGGCGCACGGCGCAACGAGCCCGCGCGCGGTCGCCGACGTGGCGCGGATGCGCGTGGTCATCCTCAGCTACCACCCGCACGACTACCGCGGCCAGGTGCTGATGACGCAGATCCTCGACTCGGTCAACCAGACCGTCGACGCGCGCCGCAACCGCACCAGCCGAGCCACCTCACCGGTACCGACGGTGATGTGGATCGGCCTGCTCGCCGGCGGTGCGATCACGGTCGGCTTCACCCTGTCCTTCGGGTACGGGCGGCTGCGGCACCAGATCCTGATGTGCGCGGCGGTGGCCGGCCTGCTCGCCTTCACGCTGTGGCTGGTGCAGCAGATGGGCCACCCGTACGCCGGGTCGATCGGCGTCGGCCCGGACGCGTTCACCGAGGTGATCGGCAAGTTCCGGCAGTACCCCTGA
- a CDS encoding O-methyltransferase produces the protein MSEQTWHAVDDYLSDLLVPTDPALTAALADSRAAGLPEIAVAPNQGRLLELLARMCGARRILEIGTLGGYSTIWLARALPEGGRLTTLEYEPRHAEVARANIARAGLADRVEVVVGAALDTLPELVAGGAGPFDLIFIDADKDNYPGYLDWSLRLSRPGTVLVADNVIRDGAVIEAGHPDPRVRGVREFLARVAAEPRLSSTALQTVGTKGYDGFALALVEA, from the coding sequence ATGAGCGAACAGACCTGGCATGCCGTCGACGACTACCTCAGCGACCTACTGGTACCGACCGATCCGGCGCTCACCGCCGCGCTGGCCGACTCGCGCGCGGCCGGGCTGCCGGAGATCGCGGTGGCGCCCAACCAGGGCCGGCTGCTGGAGCTGCTGGCCCGGATGTGCGGTGCGCGCCGCATCCTGGAGATCGGCACGCTCGGCGGCTACAGCACCATCTGGCTGGCCCGCGCCCTGCCCGAGGGCGGCCGGCTGACCACCCTGGAGTACGAGCCGCGGCACGCCGAGGTGGCCCGCGCCAACATCGCCCGGGCCGGGCTGGCCGACCGGGTCGAGGTCGTGGTCGGTGCCGCGCTGGACACGCTGCCGGAGCTGGTCGCCGGCGGCGCCGGCCCGTTCGACCTGATCTTCATCGACGCGGACAAGGACAACTACCCGGGTTACCTGGACTGGTCGCTGCGGCTGTCGCGGCCGGGCACGGTACTGGTGGCGGACAACGTGATCCGGGACGGTGCGGTGATCGAGGCGGGGCACCCGGACCCCCGGGTACGGGGCGTGCGCGAGTTCCTCGCCCGGGTCGCGGCCGAGCCGCGGCTGTCGTCCACGGCGCTGCAGACCGTCGGTACCAAGGGGTACGACGGGTTCGCCCTCGCGCTGGTCGAGGCCTGA